A DNA window from Bacteroides cellulosilyticus contains the following coding sequences:
- a CDS encoding RagB/SusD family nutrient uptake outer membrane protein yields the protein MKKKIIILTAFMGLMLSACSDFLDRKPLTQPDNTNFLSGREQVENYINALYTALAVPTQFGMGVRGEEVNSDNILAEKYDRRLNGENTLFSGSDSWSKGYQNLRNVNYFFEYYKVPETLETAEVRSLKGEAYFFRAYWHFYLLTRFGDIPVMDGFWDANATVEGLQIPATKRSDVVRFILNDLKAAIGQIPEARAELLPRGKYQGLRVSKEAATILAMRVALYEGSWEKYHKGTEFAKEDNSAEFFQEVLDWGDQQLFSSGLALNTKATDKEAINTEDAFAHLFNKDNLSEISEAVLWKKYDINSGIFHKLSSLLAAGVVDGQGPSGLSKSLVDNFLNADGTFIDPNDEKFKDFNKTFEGRDARLLVTVMHSGCKYRSSLASSSSKPMNVRAYDETGSEEEVKEKNADIVSPNLNGDGNSKSVTGFHIRLGIDTTYVADNSQTGIILFRYAEGLLCYAEAAEELNKCDDSVLEKTLKPLRERAGVTYVKPTLVDPNFPFTGLTPVLQEIRRERRSELSLQGFRLDDLMRWAGADVLKGAKGRGRGAYLGEDGILYKSFSPDGRKSLKLVLKDNDGWMDPLKEYLPEGYLFNLNRDYLMPIPADELLMNHKMIQNPGW from the coding sequence ATGAAAAAGAAAATAATCATCCTAACAGCTTTTATGGGGCTGATGTTGTCCGCTTGCTCCGATTTTCTGGACCGGAAGCCGTTGACGCAGCCTGATAACACGAATTTCCTGTCAGGTCGTGAACAGGTAGAGAACTATATTAACGCTTTATATACAGCATTGGCGGTTCCCACGCAATTTGGAATGGGAGTCAGAGGCGAAGAAGTGAATAGCGATAACATTTTGGCGGAGAAGTATGACAGACGTTTGAATGGTGAAAATACTCTGTTCAGTGGTTCGGATAGTTGGTCGAAAGGCTATCAGAATTTGCGTAATGTCAACTATTTCTTTGAGTATTACAAAGTTCCTGAAACTTTGGAAACAGCCGAAGTTCGTTCGCTCAAAGGAGAAGCTTACTTCTTCCGTGCTTATTGGCATTTCTATTTACTCACCCGTTTTGGCGATATACCCGTTATGGATGGATTCTGGGACGCGAATGCAACGGTCGAGGGATTACAAATACCCGCTACCAAACGTTCGGATGTTGTCCGGTTTATATTGAATGACCTGAAGGCAGCCATCGGACAAATTCCGGAGGCACGGGCAGAACTGCTTCCTCGTGGTAAATATCAAGGATTGCGGGTCAGTAAAGAGGCTGCCACTATTCTGGCTATGCGGGTTGCGCTCTATGAAGGTTCGTGGGAGAAGTATCATAAAGGGACTGAATTTGCTAAGGAAGATAACTCCGCAGAGTTTTTTCAGGAAGTGTTGGACTGGGGTGACCAGCAATTATTCTCTTCAGGCTTGGCTCTGAATACGAAAGCGACGGATAAAGAGGCTATTAATACGGAGGATGCTTTTGCACATTTATTTAATAAGGATAATCTTTCCGAAATTTCTGAGGCTGTCTTATGGAAGAAGTATGATATTAATTCTGGTATTTTCCACAAACTGAGCTCTTTGCTTGCTGCAGGTGTAGTAGACGGTCAAGGCCCTTCAGGCTTGTCAAAATCGTTGGTAGATAACTTTTTGAATGCAGATGGCACTTTTATTGACCCCAACGACGAGAAATTCAAGGATTTCAATAAGACGTTTGAAGGACGGGATGCGAGATTGCTGGTGACTGTGATGCATAGTGGATGCAAATACCGTTCATCATTAGCTTCCAGTTCGTCGAAACCGATGAATGTGCGAGCCTATGATGAAACGGGCAGCGAAGAAGAAGTTAAGGAAAAGAATGCCGATATCGTATCTCCTAACCTGAATGGTGATGGCAATAGCAAGAGTGTGACCGGATTCCATATTCGTTTAGGCATTGATACGACTTATGTGGCTGATAACTCTCAGACGGGTATCATTTTATTTCGTTATGCAGAAGGTTTGCTTTGCTATGCGGAGGCTGCAGAAGAACTAAATAAATGTGATGATAGTGTGTTAGAGAAAACATTGAAGCCACTACGCGAAAGAGCGGGAGTGACGTATGTGAAACCGACTTTGGTTGACCCGAACTTCCCCTTTACCGGACTTACTCCCGTGTTGCAGGAGATCCGTCGTGAAAGGCGTTCGGAGCTCTCTCTTCAGGGATTCCGCCTGGACGACTTGATGCGTTGGGCGGGTGCCGATGTACTAAAAGGAGCAAAGGGGCGTGGCAGAGGTGCCTATCTGGGCGAAGATGGCATTCTGTATAAGAGTTTCTCACCTGATGGACGCAAATCATTAAAACTGGTATTGAAAGATAATGATGGCTGGATGGATCCATTGAAAGAATATCTGCCCGAAGGATATCTTTTCAATCTGAATCGGGATTACTTGATGCCGATACCGGCTGATGAATTACTGATGAACCACAAGATGATACAAAATCCGGGTTGGTAA
- a CDS encoding DUF5006 domain-containing protein, whose translation MIKRILYTFLSACLLSTGFASCDDDAMAPLPESVPLIVEANGKSFVMGDKLVLTIKVNDADNPESVSNEDFDVYLTAKDGETDVSKAVFKDFPSMVTFPKGVSELKIELPVVESGLKPQEKVYVNVLAFVRGYKVTDPSLSIVVSDHNYTVVSLKNNADNEINEGDKFTIQAQVSVPVTDDVDVNISIPDAQKVFYETLPPAKLTIKAGEQLAEAVVKTKHNPDPSQHETLVLDFTTLSGVHPLDKTRIEILMKDLEVGRGDRLLDERWVYDRPAVPFASSGRQAAVADQYGEIIPMKEMNSHPNADLAAEGWKFYNAWEFHSVGNSGDMWNDGNAFKNKVPLFLAARNTAVAQNHAAVFNEQFSNITEEGILKMIQMKVPSTATGGGKGERDYGTAAFYACGTGSPWKSNSQLILEGCRMEVRARLRGEKNGFNMGIWLMSDDSGSSPTYSEVDILENPVGPITGNKAFQTFHYGLSANENKGSKSAQNSINMNDWNVYWMEWRSGEEIALGINGVETVCLKKSECSEEDWTFTNAKNQKGLKFILTMGAPNKWALGGGTETGGVWAPDAGWDSGFASFNNYERDRDNDAIPRLEIDWVRTYINKASVADYEQGQTKNGTKFY comes from the coding sequence ATGATAAAAAGAATTCTATATACGTTTTTATCTGCTTGCTTACTATCCACAGGTTTTGCAAGTTGCGATGACGATGCGATGGCTCCGTTGCCGGAAAGCGTCCCGTTGATAGTGGAGGCAAATGGAAAAAGTTTTGTGATGGGAGATAAGTTAGTTCTTACCATCAAAGTGAACGACGCGGACAATCCGGAGTCGGTATCCAATGAAGATTTTGATGTTTATCTGACCGCTAAAGATGGAGAAACGGATGTATCGAAAGCTGTATTCAAGGATTTTCCTTCGATGGTTACTTTTCCGAAGGGGGTAAGTGAATTGAAGATTGAATTGCCGGTGGTAGAAAGCGGCCTTAAACCCCAAGAAAAAGTGTATGTAAACGTACTGGCTTTTGTACGAGGGTATAAAGTGACTGATCCTTCTCTGTCTATCGTTGTCTCTGATCACAATTATACCGTGGTATCGTTGAAAAACAATGCGGACAATGAGATTAACGAAGGTGACAAGTTCACTATTCAGGCACAGGTTTCTGTTCCGGTGACGGATGATGTGGATGTCAACATATCCATCCCCGATGCACAGAAAGTTTTCTATGAAACGCTGCCTCCTGCCAAACTGACTATCAAAGCCGGCGAGCAATTGGCGGAAGCGGTAGTCAAGACCAAACATAATCCCGATCCTTCGCAGCACGAAACATTGGTACTTGATTTCACGACTCTTTCCGGTGTTCATCCATTGGATAAGACAAGAATCGAGATTTTGATGAAAGACCTCGAAGTAGGTAGAGGAGACAGGCTGCTTGACGAACGCTGGGTATATGACAGACCTGCAGTTCCGTTTGCTTCGAGTGGTAGGCAGGCGGCTGTGGCCGACCAGTACGGGGAAATTATTCCGATGAAGGAAATGAACTCGCATCCCAATGCGGATTTGGCTGCTGAAGGTTGGAAGTTCTATAACGCATGGGAATTCCATAGTGTAGGCAACTCCGGTGATATGTGGAATGATGGTAACGCATTCAAGAATAAAGTGCCTCTCTTCCTGGCAGCCCGTAACACGGCGGTTGCCCAGAATCATGCAGCTGTCTTTAATGAACAATTCTCTAATATTACGGAAGAAGGAATTCTGAAGATGATTCAGATGAAAGTGCCGTCAACGGCTACAGGTGGTGGAAAGGGAGAGAGAGACTATGGTACGGCAGCGTTCTATGCATGTGGTACAGGTTCTCCTTGGAAGTCCAACAGCCAGCTGATACTGGAAGGTTGCAGAATGGAAGTCCGTGCCCGTCTTCGTGGTGAAAAAAATGGATTCAATATGGGTATATGGCTGATGTCGGATGATTCAGGGTCAAGTCCTACTTATTCGGAAGTGGATATTCTTGAAAATCCGGTTGGTCCTATCACCGGTAATAAAGCATTCCAGACTTTCCACTATGGGCTTTCTGCAAATGAGAACAAGGGTAGCAAATCTGCTCAGAATTCGATAAATATGAATGATTGGAATGTTTATTGGATGGAATGGCGCTCCGGCGAAGAAATTGCATTAGGTATCAATGGTGTAGAAACCGTATGCCTGAAGAAGAGTGAATGCAGTGAGGAGGATTGGACCTTCACCAATGCCAAGAACCAGAAGGGACTTAAATTCATACTTACCATGGGCGCACCCAACAAGTGGGCACTTGGCGGTGGTACGGAAACCGGTGGCGTATGGGCTCCCGACGCAGGTTGGGATTCCGGCTTTGCAAGCTTCAACAACTATGAACGGGATCGTGATAACGATGCTATTCCTCGTCTGGAAATTGACTGGGTTCGTACCTACATCAACAAAGCTTCGGTTGCGGACTATGAACAGGGGCAGACCAAGAATGGAACCAAATTCTATTAA
- a CDS encoding SusC/RagA family TonB-linked outer membrane protein: MKRKKLMKKQSCFVVLLMLLLLLSPRAFAQQQMIKGQVLDNTGETVIGATVMVKGTENGTLTDIDGNFSIQGKVGSTLVISFIGYTPLEVKVTKLDGNRFTLKEDVHLLDEVVVVGMGQQKRSTITAAVSTVSSDAIVNRPITDLTSALQGNVAGLNFATDAVSDGVGGETGAEIKFNIRGIGSINGGEPYVLVDGIEQSMQNVNPNDIESISVLKDASAAAVYGARAAYGVVLVTTKSGRKEKMQVSYRGTFGFSAPINMPNMMNSVEFANYVNERCDNMGVKHKISDALIEKMEGFMKSPYSAEFPGIDPNQNKTDWASSMDAVYANTDWFDHYFKSTTMRHSHNLSVMGGSDKINYYVGLGYIYQEGLLDKVDDNLSKYNVNTKFEIKAKEWLKFNFNNNITLNILKRPMPNQTIFYATLGKSLPNAPTHYPVASQYNDASEFRYMKESRYVQNRISDAMSFSATVTPLLGWDIMGEMKVRFDVEDNSFKRGYPAYEKPDGELQVYKDTQQGYTYPGMNWRSSKWGSYTHGNAFNYYLSPNVMSSYAHSWGEHSFKAMAGFQMEMQENSNGYYYVDGLLSSDIFSIANGNGSTAIGEDRTHWATMGMYARMNWNYQDTYFLEFSGRYDGSSRFAPGHRWGFFPSFSAGYDIARTNYFKELDLPFSQLKVRVSYGRLGNQNGAGLYDYLGIMDLVPGSSDAWILPGLNPVPAQGVLAKTPKMISPYITWEKVDNANLGIDLMLLDSRLSVTADFYQRTTRDMIGPAEATPAIGGISKDNRAKVNNATLRNRGWELSVNWNDELKCGFSYGVGFNVSNYKAVITKYNNPDGVLYNNHTGLARNRGYYEGMDIGEIWGYEADDLFMTNREVDEYLKTVDLSFFKADNLWQRGDLKYIDSNGDGKVDPGKGTLSDHGDLKVIGNATPKYSFGINLNAGYKGFEVSALFQGVAKRQFPMAGGNYLYGGDCYFKEHLDHFSAQQPDAYLPRLVDTNTQDFEANTGYNTTRYLLNAAYIRLKNLMVSYTFKPQMLKSIGLSNLKVYLTCDNLFTISKLPQQFDPETINQVNSWVGGSNDAAPALTSPLKANGNGRVYPMNRNFVFGIDVTF; this comes from the coding sequence ATGAAAAGAAAGAAGCTTATGAAAAAACAAAGCTGCTTTGTTGTTCTTCTGATGCTCCTCCTGTTATTATCTCCGAGAGCGTTCGCACAGCAACAAATGATTAAAGGACAAGTGCTGGACAACACTGGTGAAACCGTTATCGGCGCTACAGTCATGGTAAAAGGGACGGAGAATGGTACGCTGACCGACATTGACGGTAACTTCTCCATTCAAGGTAAGGTCGGCAGCACGCTGGTCATCTCTTTTATCGGTTATACCCCTCTTGAAGTCAAGGTGACGAAACTTGACGGTAATCGCTTCACATTGAAAGAAGATGTGCATCTGCTGGATGAAGTTGTTGTGGTAGGTATGGGGCAACAAAAACGTAGCACCATTACGGCTGCTGTGTCTACGGTAAGTTCCGATGCTATTGTCAACCGTCCGATAACTGACCTTACCAGTGCCCTTCAAGGTAACGTGGCTGGTTTGAACTTTGCCACGGATGCCGTTTCCGATGGTGTGGGTGGTGAAACAGGTGCCGAAATCAAATTCAATATCCGTGGTATAGGTTCCATCAATGGAGGCGAACCTTACGTACTGGTAGATGGAATTGAACAAAGCATGCAGAATGTAAATCCTAATGATATTGAAAGTATCAGTGTGTTGAAGGATGCTTCGGCTGCTGCCGTCTACGGAGCTCGTGCCGCCTATGGTGTGGTATTGGTCACCACCAAGAGTGGGCGGAAGGAGAAAATGCAGGTCTCTTATCGTGGAACATTCGGCTTCAGTGCGCCTATCAATATGCCGAATATGATGAACTCAGTTGAATTTGCTAATTATGTGAACGAACGTTGCGACAATATGGGCGTGAAACATAAAATCTCTGACGCGCTTATTGAAAAGATGGAAGGATTTATGAAGAGTCCTTATTCTGCTGAGTTCCCGGGGATCGACCCCAATCAAAATAAAACGGACTGGGCTTCTTCAATGGATGCGGTATATGCCAATACAGACTGGTTTGATCATTATTTTAAAAGCACCACTATGCGTCATTCACATAACCTGAGTGTGATGGGAGGTTCGGATAAAATCAATTACTATGTGGGGCTGGGATATATTTATCAGGAAGGTCTGTTAGACAAAGTGGATGATAACCTCAGTAAATATAATGTGAATACGAAATTTGAAATTAAGGCTAAAGAATGGTTAAAGTTCAACTTCAATAATAACATCACATTGAATATTTTGAAACGCCCGATGCCTAATCAAACTATTTTCTATGCTACTCTTGGGAAAAGTCTTCCGAATGCCCCTACTCACTATCCGGTGGCCTCGCAGTATAACGATGCCTCAGAATTTAGGTATATGAAAGAATCACGCTACGTGCAGAACCGTATATCTGATGCAATGTCTTTCTCCGCTACTGTTACCCCATTGCTGGGTTGGGATATTATGGGGGAAATGAAAGTTCGTTTCGATGTGGAAGATAACAGCTTTAAGCGTGGATACCCTGCTTATGAGAAGCCTGATGGAGAATTGCAAGTGTATAAAGATACTCAACAAGGATATACCTATCCGGGGATGAATTGGCGAAGTTCTAAATGGGGTTCTTATACTCATGGCAATGCATTCAATTATTATCTGTCTCCGAATGTAATGTCCTCTTATGCCCATAGCTGGGGTGAACATTCTTTCAAGGCGATGGCAGGTTTCCAGATGGAGATGCAGGAAAACTCTAATGGATACTATTATGTAGATGGGCTTTTGTCCAGTGATATATTTTCAATTGCCAATGGCAATGGTAGCACTGCTATAGGAGAAGATCGTACCCACTGGGCTACGATGGGTATGTATGCCCGAATGAACTGGAACTATCAGGATACGTATTTTTTGGAATTCAGTGGACGTTATGACGGTTCTTCCCGTTTTGCTCCGGGGCACCGTTGGGGATTCTTTCCTTCTTTCTCTGCTGGTTATGATATTGCCCGTACAAATTATTTCAAGGAGTTGGATCTTCCGTTTTCTCAATTAAAGGTACGTGTTTCTTACGGACGTTTAGGTAATCAGAATGGTGCCGGACTTTATGATTATCTTGGAATCATGGATTTAGTTCCCGGTTCAAGCGATGCATGGATATTACCAGGGCTAAATCCTGTTCCTGCTCAAGGGGTACTTGCTAAAACGCCTAAGATGATCAGTCCTTATATCACATGGGAAAAGGTAGATAATGCTAATTTAGGTATCGACCTGATGCTTCTGGATAGTCGGCTTTCTGTTACTGCCGATTTCTATCAGCGTACGACGCGTGATATGATTGGCCCGGCTGAAGCAACTCCGGCCATTGGAGGTATTAGTAAGGATAATCGTGCCAAAGTGAATAATGCAACGTTGCGTAACCGTGGTTGGGAGTTATCCGTTAATTGGAATGATGAGCTGAAGTGTGGCTTTAGCTATGGTGTCGGATTCAATGTGTCCAATTATAAAGCTGTGATTACGAAGTACAATAATCCGGATGGAGTGCTTTATAATAATCATACAGGTCTGGCACGTAACAGAGGATATTATGAAGGAATGGATATAGGCGAAATCTGGGGATACGAGGCCGACGATCTTTTTATGACCAACCGTGAAGTGGATGAATACCTCAAAACGGTAGATCTCAGTTTCTTTAAAGCCGATAACCTATGGCAACGTGGTGACTTGAAGTATATTGATTCCAATGGCGATGGAAAGGTAGACCCGGGTAAAGGTACTCTGTCCGACCATGGAGATCTGAAGGTTATCGGTAATGCGACTCCTAAATACTCTTTCGGTATCAATCTGAATGCAGGATATAAAGGATTTGAAGTATCTGCCCTCTTCCAGGGAGTTGCCAAAAGACAGTTCCCGATGGCAGGTGGTAATTATTTATATGGTGGCGACTGCTACTTCAAAGAACATCTTGACCATTTCAGTGCTCAACAGCCTGACGCATACTTACCGCGCTTGGTTGACACGAATACCCAGGACTTTGAAGCGAATACTGGTTATAACACAACCCGCTATTTGCTGAATGCAGCCTATATACGTTTGAAGAATTTGATGGTATCTTATACTTTTAAACCTCAAATGCTGAAAAGTATCGGACTGAGTAATTTGAAAGTATATCTCACTTGCGATAATCTGTTCACAATTTCTAAATTACCGCAACAGTTTGACCCGGAAACTATTAATCAGGTGAATAGTTGGGTCGGAGGTAGTAATGATGCCGCCCCTGCATTGACCTCACCTTTGAAAGCTAATGGTAACGGCAGGGTTTATCCAATGAACAGGAACTTCGTATTTGGAATTGATGTCACATTTTAA